The following coding sequences are from one Triticum dicoccoides isolate Atlit2015 ecotype Zavitan chromosome 4A, WEW_v2.0, whole genome shotgun sequence window:
- the LOC119286249 gene encoding bifunctional bis(5'-adenosyl)-triphosphatase/adenylylsulfatase FHIT-like, whose product MEEPPPQYKFGPYKIDAREVFHATPLSYAMVNLRPLLPGHVLVCPKREVKRFADLSSDETSDLWVTAKEVGAKLEQYHKASSITFAIQDGPQAGQTVAHVHIHVIPRKKGDFEKNDEIYDAIDVKEKEMKEKLDLDVERKDRSMEEMAHEATEYRALFS is encoded by the exons ATGGAGGAGCCGCCGCCGCAGTACAAGTTCGGGCCGTACAAGATCGACGCGAGGGAGGTCTTCCACGCCACGCCCCTCTCCTACGCCATGGTCAACCTCCGCCCCCTCCTCCCTGGT CATGTCCTCGTGTGCCCCAAACGCGAGGTGAAACGATTTGCTGATCTAAGTTCTGATGAGACTAGTGATTTGTGGGTAACTGCAAAAGAAGTTGGTGCAAAGCTCGAGCAGTACCACAAAGCTTCTTCCATCACATTCGCAATTCAG GATGGTCCTCAGGCTGGCCAAACAGTTGCCCATGTCCACATCCACGTCATCCCCAGGAAGAAAGGAGATTTTGAGAAAAACGATGAAATATATGATGCG ATTGACGTGAAAGAGAAGGAAATGAAGGAGAAGCTTGACCTGGACGTTGAAAGAAAAGATAGAAGCATGGAAGAAATGGCTCATGAGGCCACCGAGTACCGCGCTCTTTTCTCCTAG
- the LOC119286248 gene encoding uncharacterized protein LOC119286248, which translates to MAHHAPSNSLILFLVLTSIQDGRGATSRPSPAPAGYVPVRAVVYRSVALPAATVAAAGDEAPGGGSYEPFQLCMGCRCCAAAGSGGASSSCVDTRCCYAIDCNVPGKPFGVCAFSPRTCGCGAGAGAGNNCTAT; encoded by the coding sequence ATGGCGCACCACGCGCCGTCCAACTCTCTCATACTCTTCCTGGTCCTCACTTCCATCCAAGACGGCAGAGGTGCGACGTCGCGTCCATCGCCGGCGCCGGCGGGATACGTGCCGGTTCGCGCCGTGGTGTACCGATCGGTGGCGCTCCCGGCCGCGACGGTAGCCGCCGCCGGGGACGAGGCGCCGGGCGGAGGAAGTTACGAGCCGTTCCAGCTGTGCATGGGGTGCCGGTGCTGCGCGGCGGCAGGGAGCGGCGGCGCGAGCAGCTCATGCGTGGACACGCGGTGCTGCTACGCCATCGACTGCAACGTCCCCGGCAAGCCCTTCGGCGTCTGCGCCTTCTCCCCCCGCACATGCGgctgcggcgccggcgccggcgccggcaacAACTGCACCGCCACCTAG